One region of Chanodichthys erythropterus isolate Z2021 chromosome 19, ASM2448905v1, whole genome shotgun sequence genomic DNA includes:
- the LOC137008006 gene encoding urotensin-2 receptor — protein MNYNKSGSGSGPSRSNSGSVDELVITSTFGTLLSVVYIVGVSGNVYTLVVMCHSIRFATSMYISIINLALADLLYLSTIPFVVCTYFLKDWYFGDVGCRILLSLDLLTMHASIFTLTVMCMERYLAVTKPLDTVKRSKSYRKAMAWGVWILSLVLTLPMMVMVNQTTKTTADGGVKRMCAPTWAPQAYKLYLTILFCTSIMAPGLVIGYLYTRLAKTYLESQRTSAINKSSKRSPKQKVLIMIFTIVLVFWACFLPFWIWQLVPLYHKPFSLASHTHTSINYLVASLTYSNSCINPFLYTLLTKNYREYLKNRHKSFYRYTSSFKKRPPSLYSWGKSASSSNQFEFHSETLVMAQLKVMQ, from the coding sequence ATGAATTACAACAAGTCTGGCAGTGGCAGCGGTCCGTCCCGTAGCAACTCCGGTTCGGTGGACGAGCTTGTGATAACATCGACTTTCGGGACGCTGCTGTCGGTGGTTTACATCGTTGGAGTTTCGGGAAACGTCTACACGCTGGTAGTCATGTGTCATTCCATACGCTTCGCCACTTCCATGTACATCTCCATCATCAACCTGGCGCTCGCGGATCTTCTTTATCTCTCCACGATTCCTTTCGTGGTGTGCACGTACTTTTTGAAGGACTGGTACTTCGGGGATGTGGGCTGTAGGATACTACTGAGTCTGGACCTGTTAACTATGCACGCGAGTATCTTTACTCTGACGGTGATGTGCATGGAGCGATACCTGGCAGTGACTAAACCACTGGATACTGTGAAACGCTCCAAGAGCTATCGAAAAGCCATGGCGTGGGGCGTTTGGATTTTGTCCCTCGTCCTAACTCTTCCCATGATGGTCATGGTAAACCAGACTACTAAAACAACAGCAGATGGAGGGGTGAAAAGGATGTGCGCGCCCACCTGGGCACCCCAGGCGTACAAATTATACCTGACTATCCTGTTCTGCACGAGCATAATGGCGCCAGGGCTTGTAATTGGTTACTTGTACACCAGACTAGCCAAGACGTACCTGGAGTCTCAAAGGACGTCGGCTATTAACAAAAGCAGCAAGCGCTCACCAAAACAGAAAGTTTTGATAATGATTTTCACGATTGTTCTCGTGTTCTGGGCATGTTTTCTGCCCTTTTGGATATGGCAGCTTGTCCCCCTGTACCACAAGCCCTTCAGTTTAgcctcacacacgcacacgagCATCAATTACCTCGTGGCGAGTCTGACCTACAGCAACAGCTGCATCAATCCGTTTCTGTACACGCTCCTGACCAAGAATTATCGGGAGTATCTTAAAAACCGCCACAAGAGTTTTTATCGCTACACGTCATCGTTTAAAAAGCGCCCACCGAGCTTGTACTCATGGGGAAAGTCTGCGTCATCCAGTAATCAGTTTGAGTTCCACTCTGAGACGCTTGTCATGGCGCAGTTAAAGGTGATGCAGTGA